One part of the Glycine soja cultivar W05 chromosome 11, ASM419377v2, whole genome shotgun sequence genome encodes these proteins:
- the LOC114374736 gene encoding uncharacterized protein LOC114374736 has protein sequence MGATSMVRGGVTRFLPRRESLGCEKLQLGVGDVEFEFLDDGEMMMSLVKSDESSGDEFRQSNEMELDDDDDGERVDGGSVEENRSFWDNQHQLLQNYLYRSTSIESRIRNATKEAVQEIQNAEIVCSCSRQIISRSCRNCFIIEVSRRLQNSGYNSAICKTKWRSSPSNIPSGEHTFLDVIDSTSKKQEVRVIIELNFRAEFEMARASEEYNGLVSKLPEVYVGKIERLSNIIKVLCMGAKKCMKENKMHMGPWRKHKYMQAKWLGSCKRNTSTTTSSLNSMMGYSEVVMPKPKPRASLLTVDLMLENNNFKTEMLKLPNMHCTAVEVL, from the exons ATGGGTGCTACCTCTATGGTCCGAGGAGGAGTCACGAGGTTTCTACCCCGAAGGGAATCATTGGGGTGCGAGAAACTACAACTTGGAGTTGGAGATGTGgagtttgaatttctcgatgaTGGTGAGATGATGATGTCGTTGGTCAAAAGTGATGAAAGTTCTGGCGATGAGTTTCGTCAATCCAATGAAATGGAattggatgatgatgatgatggtgagaGGGTTGATGGTGGCAGCGTTGAGGAGAATAGAAGCTTTTGGGATAATCAACACCAGCTTTTGCag AACTACCTATATAGATCAACTTCTATTGAGTCAAGGATAAGGAATGCCACCAAAGAAGCCGTTCAGGAAATACAAAACGCAGAAATAGTGTGCAGTTGCAGTAGACAGATAATTTCCAGATCCTGTAGAAACTGCTTCATTATAGAAGTCTCAAGACGCCTTCAGAATTCTGGTTATAACAGTGCCATTTGCAAAACAAAATGGAGAAGCTCACCAAGTAATATTCCATCAG GAGAGCATACTTTCCTAGATGTAATAGACAGCACAAGCAAAAAGCAAGAAGTTAGGGTGATCATAGAACTGAATTTTCGAGCAGAGTTTGAGATGGCAAGGGCAAGTGAAGAGTACAACGGGCTAGTGAGCAAGCTCCCTGAGGTGTACGTGGGGAAAATAGAGAGATTAAGCAACATCATCAAGGTGTTGTGTATGGGAGCAAAAAAGtgcatgaaggaaaacaaaatgcACATGGGACCATGGAGGAAGCACAAGTACATGCAAGCTAAGTGGCTAGGTTCATGCAAAAGGAACACCTCAACAACTACTTCATCACTTAATTCAATGATGGGGTATTCCGAGGTGGTGATGCCAAAACCAAAGCCTAGAGCATCACTGCTAACAGTGGATCTGATgctagaaaataataattttaagacaGAAATGTTGAAGCTTCCCAATATGCATTGTACAGCTGTTGAAGTTTTGTGA